The DNA window CACGCGAATGTCACGTGACGGAAGCGCAAGGGGCTCGTCTGCAGACTGACGCAGGGCGGGCCGGCGGTGAAGTTCGGCGGGGTGTGTGATGCGTCACGGACCACGCGGTCGGCCCCGCGTGAGCTTCTGCACGTCGATAAAGCGAGCTCTTCCGTGAGCCTCGCAGGGCACTCCGCTGCGATCCGCGGCCGGGCGCGTTCTCATCCTCGCTGGAGCCGTCACATGCGCAACCTCCGGATCACGGCCGCGCTGGCCGTCGCACTCCTCACCGGCACCGCCGTCGCGTGCGGCCCCGATCGCGCGCCCACGGCGCCGGCGATCGGCGCCCTCCGCGCCGACGTGGCGCCGAGCGCCGACCTGCTGTCGGCGGCGGACGGCCGGACCGCCAGCTGGTCCGTCTCGGGCCTGCGCCGCGAGCGTCCCCTCGCCAGCGACATCACCGTCCAGCAGGTGATCGGCCCGCGCGGCGGAAAGCTGTCGATCCCCGCCGCCGGCTTCACGCTCGAGGTGCCCGCGGGCGCGGTCGCGACCGAGACGACCTTCAGCGTCACCGCGCTCGCCGGCGAGATGCTGGCGTACGAGTTCGGACCGTCGGGCACGAGCTTCCCGATCGCGCTCCGCGGCACGCAGGATCTGAGCGGCACGCTGGCGAAGCGCCTGCCCCGCGGCGCGACGCTCGGCCTCGGCTACTTCCGCGCGCCGTCCGACGTCGATGCCTCGACGGGCACGGCGATGGTCGCGCAGGAAGTGGAGGCGACGGTCGACAAGTCCGGCCACCGCCTGAGCTTCGGGATCCCGCACTTCTCGGGCTGGATCATCCTCTGGCGCAACGGCTTCACGGCCGACTCGGTCTGGGAGCCGTGAGTCGGCGCGAGTCGACACTCGATCTCCGCCTCGTCTCAGCGGCTGGCGACGCTCGCACGAGCGTCGCCAGCTGACGCGTTTCCGCCACCCTCGATGCCCTCCCACCGCCGCGCCGCCAGCGACGACGAGATGCCTCAGCCCCAGCGCGTGCGTGTGACCGCGCGGGCGGCTGCGGCGTCGCGCGGCGTCTCCGTGATGGAGCGCGCGGACGCGCTCTGCGCGCGTGGCAAGCCGGCGGCCGCGCGTCAGCTCCTGGAGCGCACGCTGCACCTGCGCGCTCGCCGTGGCGAGGCGACCGCGCCGTACACGATGCTGAGCGCCGTCGCGCGGACGCACCTGCTGGAAGGCGACGCGGAGGCCGCGCTGGCGTGCCTGGACGCGGCGCTCGCATCCGCGGAGGCGGACGGCGACGCGAGCGGAATCAGCATCTCGCTCAACGGCCAGGCCGGCGTGCGGCTGCGGCGCGGTGAGCTCGACGAGGCCGAGCGCCTCTATCGCCGGGCGCGCGCCGCGGGCGAGCACGCGGGCGACCTCGACTCGGCGGCGAAGGCGGCGGGCAACCTGGGCATCATCGCCAGCATCCGTGGCGATCTGACCGCGGCGCTCGGCCACTTCGACGACTCGCTCTCGGCGCTGCGCCGGCTCGGGCAGGCCAACACCGTCGCGTACGCGCTGAACAACCGCGGCATGCTCCTGCGGCGGATGGATCGGTTCGACGAGGCCGCGTCCACCTTCGACGAGGCGCTGCACACGCTGGCGGCGCTCGGCGACCTCACGGGCCGCGCGCTGGTGCACGTGAACCGCGCCGAGCTCGCGATCGCACGCGGCCAGCTCGACGACGGCAGCACGGAGTGCGACGCCGCGGCGAAGCTCGCGCGGCAGGTCGCCGACGACGGCATCCTCGGCGAGGCGCACAAGCTGTACGGGATCATCGCGCGCGAGCGTGGCGAGCTGGCCGACTCGGAGGAGCACCTGCGCACCGCGGAGTCGATCGCCGACGCGCGCCGCGACCTGCTGCTGCTGGCCGAGACGCTGCGCGAGCGCGCGGAGCTGCACCACCGCCAGGGCCGCAACCGCGACATGTTCCAGTCGCTGAACCGCGCGCACCGGCTGTTCGCGCAGCTCAGCGCGCGTCGCGACGTCGCCGACGTCGACGGCCGCATGCAGCGTCTGGAGGACGAGTTCCTGCGCCTGGCACGCCGCTGGGGCGACGCGATCGAGGCCAAGGACCGCTTCACGCAGGGTCACTGCGAGCGCGTCGCCGAGCTGGCGTGCGCGATCGCGGAGCGCGCGGGCTTCGACCAGCGCGCGCTGTTCTGGTTCCGCATCGGCGCGCTGCTCCACGACGTCGGCAAGCTGATCGTCCCCGCCGAGGTGCTCAACAAGCCGGGCAAGCTGACCGACGAGGAGTGGGCGCTCGTGCGCAGCCACCCGTCGGTCGGCGTCGAGATGCTCGCCGACACCGAGTTCCCGTGGGACGTGCGCCCCATCGTCGAGTCGCACCACGAGCGCTGGGACGGCCGCGGCTATCCCGCCGGCCTCGCCGGCGAGGCGATCCCGCTCACCGCGCGCATCCTCTGCGTGGCCGACGTCTACGACGCGCTCACCAGCGTGCGCAGCTACAAGCGCGCCCTGACGCACGACGAGGCGATGGCGATCCTGCGGCAGGACGTCGGCACGCAGTTCGACCCGCACGTCTTCGCGTTCTTCGAGGAGGTCGCGCCCGCGTGGCGCGCGCGCGTCGCCAACCTCGTGCCGGTCGCGGACGCGCCCCGCGCCGAGCCGGCGCCCGCGGGCCTCGACGCGCTCACGGGGCTGCCGGGCCGCGACGCGCTCGTCGCGGAGGCCGCGCGCGTCCTCACGGCGCGTCGTGACACGACGCGTGCGACCGCGCTGCTCGCCCTCGACGTCGACGGCATGGCCGCGCTCAACGCGCGGCTGGGCCGCGAGCGCGGCGACGCCCTGCTGCAGCGCGTCGGCGAGATCCTCTCGCGCCACACGCGCGCGAGCGACGTGGTGGCGCGTGCGGGCGGCGACGACTTCCTCGTGCTGCTCCCCGACCTCGAGGCCGCGGACGCGGAGCGGATGGCCGAGCGGCTGCGCGCGGCCGTGGCGCCGGCGCTTGGCCCCGACGCTTCGCTCGCGCTGTCGGTCGGCGTCGCGGTGCTGGGCGGCTCGTCCGCGACGGCGGAGGCGCTGCTGGAGCGCGCCGAGCGCGCGCTCGCCGCCGCGAAGGTCGCCGGCGGCAACCGGCTCGTGCTGGCCGTCTGAGCTAGGCCTCGGGGCGCACCGCGGGCACCGCGCGACAGTGCGGCCCGTGCTCCTCGCAGTACCAGCCGTGCCGGTCGTGCCACACGCGGTGCGCCTTCGCCTCGCTGCCGAAATGCACGCGCCAGACGCCGCGCACGCGCGTGCGCGCGCCGCCCACCCGCTGCGCGTCCAGCACCTCGATCAGCACGCGCTCCGGGAAGAGCTCGAACTGCGCGGGCGGCGGCGGCACGGCGGGCGCGGACGGCTTCGCGGATCTGGCGCGGGTGCGGCGTGTGGCGGTGGTGCGTGACATGGGCGGGACGGATGCGACGAGGGCGGTGCGCGACCGGCGCACCGCCCTCGTCAACTTCGCGCGTCGCGCGGGACGGGGAAAGCCCCGCGCGACGCACGTCGCGTCACGCCGCGCGCGTCTCGAGGTAGCGCAGGGCCTCGTCCGCGGCCGGCGCGGTGAGCCCGCCGGCGATCCGCTTGCGCACGATGCTCGTCACCTTCTCGTCGGCGATGCGCGCCAGCAGCGCCTCGATGCGCTCCATCTGCTCCGCCGTCGCGGGACGCGGCTTCGGCGTCGCCCACTCGGGCAGCGCGGGCGGCTCCCACTTGAACCACTTCCCGTCCTTCGTCTTCGCCGAGAAGCGCCCGTTCTCGGTGACGTTCGCCCACCCCTCCTCGAGGTCGTAGAGGTAGCGGCCGATCCCCCACTGCACCGCCGCGCGCTTCATCGCGTTCGACAGCCCGCCCTTCACCGGCTCGACGTCCGTGTTCTCGGCGCCGTCCCACTTGGTGACCCAGTCCGCCGTGCCGTCGGCGCGCTGCACGCGCACCGACAGACCGCAGACCACGCCGCCCGCGGGGCCCTCCTTGTACACGTTCTGCCAGTTCTCGGGGCCGACGACCTCGTCGAACCGCTCCATGATCGCGCGGTTCGTCACGTAGGCCAGCACGCGCGC is part of the Roseisolibacter agri genome and encodes:
- a CDS encoding HD domain-containing phosphohydrolase: MPQPQRVRVTARAAAASRGVSVMERADALCARGKPAAARQLLERTLHLRARRGEATAPYTMLSAVARTHLLEGDAEAALACLDAALASAEADGDASGISISLNGQAGVRLRRGELDEAERLYRRARAAGEHAGDLDSAAKAAGNLGIIASIRGDLTAALGHFDDSLSALRRLGQANTVAYALNNRGMLLRRMDRFDEAASTFDEALHTLAALGDLTGRALVHVNRAELAIARGQLDDGSTECDAAAKLARQVADDGILGEAHKLYGIIARERGELADSEEHLRTAESIADARRDLLLLAETLRERAELHHRQGRNRDMFQSLNRAHRLFAQLSARRDVADVDGRMQRLEDEFLRLARRWGDAIEAKDRFTQGHCERVAELACAIAERAGFDQRALFWFRIGALLHDVGKLIVPAEVLNKPGKLTDEEWALVRSHPSVGVEMLADTEFPWDVRPIVESHHERWDGRGYPAGLAGEAIPLTARILCVADVYDALTSVRSYKRALTHDEAMAILRQDVGTQFDPHVFAFFEEVAPAWRARVANLVPVADAPRAEPAPAGLDALTGLPGRDALVAEAARVLTARRDTTRATALLALDVDGMAALNARLGRERGDALLQRVGEILSRHTRASDVVARAGGDDFLVLLPDLEAADAERMAERLRAAVAPALGPDASLALSVGVAVLGGSSATAEALLERAERALAAAKVAGGNRLVLAV
- a CDS encoding Rad52/Rad22 family DNA repair protein — encoded protein: MSDETDLARLRDPFAPADIEWRVQTAGEKNGKPWARVLAYVTNRAIMERFDEVVGPENWQNVYKEGPAGGVVCGLSVRVQRADGTADWVTKWDGAENTDVEPVKGGLSNAMKRAAVQWGIGRYLYDLEEGWANVTENGRFSAKTKDGKWFKWEPPALPEWATPKPRPATAEQMERIEALLARIADEKVTSIVRKRIAGGLTAPAADEALRYLETRAA